A DNA window from Tachysurus vachellii isolate PV-2020 chromosome 20, HZAU_Pvac_v1, whole genome shotgun sequence contains the following coding sequences:
- the LOC132862907 gene encoding protocadherin alpha-2-like, with amino-acid sequence MTEAMIIKAVGSSAWIRALPLLLFCLSSLSHGQISYSISEEVKKGTLVGNIAKDLNADVTELQSRMIQVVAGSNKRYFDINSKTGALIVNDRIDREKLCKGKQRCSLNIEAMAHNPLTLYRIEVNILDVNDNSPVFPVQTLQLNITENVLAGDRFSLHLADDMDVGVNTVKSYKLSLNEYFSLDAQDTGESVSAELVLQRALDREKQSVIKLTLTAVDGGKPPRSGTSEIIVHVLDINDNNPVFSKPLYKVKVHENAPVGSKILTVSATDADEGVNGDVVYSFVGRDRNTLVNLFSINPNSGDITVRGHIDYEENPAIELRVQAQDKGHSPRHTNCKVLIEVLDVNDNAPEILVTLLMRSVPENIKPGTGFALITAADKDGGANGKVDCKITETSPFKLQSSYKNSYSVVVNEPLDREEISEYNITIHANDEGTPTLSSTTVLHIHVSDVNDNAPLFPAPIININVHENSPAGGFISTLTAHDRDAKENAHISYSLINGETAIVSVSTLMNINSHTGELYSLQSLNYEEIKYIQFKVQATDSGVPPLSSNVTVNVFILDENDNSPVFLPPYSEPGPVNSENIPYSAEAGYFVAKVRAVDADSGYNALLSYHITESKGTNLFRIGTSTGEIRTKRRMSDNDLKAHPLIITVSDNGEPSLSTTMSIEVVVVENMDSLQPSLRQVPVKEENFSNLNLYLLIAIVSVSVIFLLSLIALIAAKCYGTDGGFSRSGAHVVTTHPDGSWSYSKSTQQYDVCFSSDTLKSDVIVFPSSFPPADAELISINEGDTFNRTQTLPSTGKVRL; translated from the coding sequence atgacAGAAGCGATGATCATTAAAGCCGTTGGATCGTCTGCCTGGATCAGGGCGCTGCCGCTGCTGCTGTTTTGTTTATCGAGTTTGTCTCATGGACAGATTTCATACTCCATCTCTGAAGAGGTAAAAAAGGGAACATTGGTTGGAAATATAGCCAAGGACCTTAACGCTGATGTTACTGAACTGCAATCTCGTATGATTCAAGTTGTTGCTGGATCTAATAAGAGGTATTTTGACATAAATTCCAAAACCGGTGCTCTAATTGTTAACGACAGAATTGACAGAGAGAAGCTGTGCAAGGGTAAGCAGAGATGTTCCTTAAATATCGAAGCAATGGCACATAACCCTTTGACCCTGTACCGCATTGAGGTTAATATTCTAGACGTTAACGACAATTCGCCAGTTTTTCCAGTTCAGACGCTTCAGTTGAATATTACTGAAAATGTTCTTGCTGGAGACAGATTTTCTCTACATTTGGCTGATGATATGGATGTAGGCGTGAACACGGTGAAGAGCTACAAGCTCAGtctgaatgaatatttttcacTGGATGCACAGGACACGGGAGAAAGTGTTTCAGCAGAACTAGTGCTGCAGAGAGCTTTAGACCGCGAGAAACAATCCGTGATAAAGCTAACCCTGACCGCTGTAGACGGTGGGAAACCACCCAGATCTGGCACGTCAGAGATAATAGTTCACGTACTGGACATTAATGATAACAACCCAGTGTTTAGTAAACCTCTCTATAAAGTTAAAGTCCACGAGAATGCACCCGTTGGTAGTAAAATCCTGACGGTCTCCGCTACGGATGCTGATGAAGGCGTTAACGGTGACGTAGTGTATTCTTTTGTAGGCCGTGACAGAAACACTTTAGtcaatttattttctataaatccGAATTCAGGTGATATTACAGTAAGAGGCCATATTGATTACGAGGAAAATCCTGCAATTGAATTGAGAGTACAAGCTCAAGACAAGGGCCACTCTCCAAGACATACTAACTGTAAAGTTTTAATAGAAGTACTAGATGTGAATGACAATGCACCTGAGATTTTAGTTACTCTGCTCATGAGATCGGTACCTGAAAACATCAAACCTGGCACAGGTTTTGCATTAATCACAGCTGCAGATAAAGACGGAGGGGCGAATGGGAAAGTGGATTGTAAAATAACGGAAACGAGTCCTTTTAAACTGCAATCGTCATATAAAAACTCGTATTCGGTTGTAGTTAATGAGCCACTGGATAGAGAAGAAATTTCCGAATATAACATCACGATTCATGCTAATGACGAGGGCACGCCAACGCTGTCTAGCACTACTGTTTTACATATTCACGTCTCGGATGTGAACGACAACGCTCCACTCTTTCCGGCACCGATAATAAACATTAACGTGCATGAGAATAGTCCAGCCGGAGGCTTTATATCTACTCTGACAGCGCATGATAGAGATGCAAAGGAAAACGCGCACATTTCTTATTCTTTGATTAATGGAGAAACTGCTATTGTATCGGTATCAACACTGATGAACATAAACTCACACACTGGTGAACTCTACAGCTTGCAGTCACTTAattatgaagaaataaaatacattcagtTTAAAGTTCAAGCCACTGACTCTGGTGTTCCTCCACTAAGTAGTAACGTGACTGTGAACGTTTTTatcctggatgagaatgacaaCAGTCCAGTTTTTCTCCCTCCTTATTCTGAACCCGGACCAGTAAACAGTGAGAACATTCCCTACTCTGCTGAAGCGGGGTATTTTGTGGCTAAAGTCAGAGCTGTAGATGCTGATTCAGGTTATAATGCACTATTATCATATCACATAACCGAATCAAAGGGAACGAATCTCTTCCGAATCGGAACCAGCACCGGAGAAATAAGGACTAAAAGACGAATGAGTGACAACGACTTAAAAGCTCACCCTCTTATCATTACTGTCTCGGATAACGGAGAACCTTCACTGTCCACAACTATGAGTATTGAAGTTGTGGTTGTGGAAAATATGGACAGTCTGCAGCCTTCACTAAGACAAGTGCCAGTAAAGGAGGAGAATTTTTCAAATCTGAATCTCTATTTGCTCATCGCTATTGTCTCAGTGTCCGTGATATTTTTACTGAGCCTCATCGCTTTAATAGCAGCTAAATGCTACGGGACAGATGGCGGTTTCAGCAGGTCCGGCGCTCATGTGGTCACTACACACCCTGATGGGAGCTGGTCTTACTCTAAATCCACTCAGcagtatgatgtgtgttttagttcAGACACACTGAAGAGTGACGTAATAGTTTTTCCCTCATCGTTTCCGCCTGCAGACGCAGAACTGATCAGCATTAACGAAGGAGACACTTTTAACAGGACGCAAACTCTTCCTAGCACTGGGAAGGTaaggttataa
- the LOC132862910 gene encoding protocadherin alpha-2-like, whose protein sequence is MDVPNSARYAYMKALLLLPLCLWDLCSAQISYSVSEEAKKGTVVGNLAKDLNLNVQELESRMFQLVSGSNAKYFEVNRKTGILLVNDRIDREELCESKQKCVLNIEAIMHNPHKLYRVEINILDINDNSPVFPRQSVALNISENVLPGDRFPVIKARDNDVGSNSVKTYKINSNEYFSLEMQSDSAELVLQKALDRERESVIKLVVIAVDGGTPSRSGTMQIVVNVLDINDNNPVFSKSLYKVKVNENVHEGTKIITVSAADADQGVNGEVSYSIVVDEENSALELFSIDPVSGDINVKSNIDYEKHSAVELRIEAQDKGQSPRMSRCKVLIEVVDVNDNAPEISVTLLMSSVSEDIKPGTDVASITVSDKDSGTNGKVNCKLLAPSPFKLQLSYKNSYALVVNEALDRERVSQYNVTLVANDEGTPSLSSSNVITVHVSDVNDNAPLFTAPVINISVRENSPVGGLMTSLTARDLDVGENAIVSYSLSDTESSRVSNLMNINSHTGELYSLKSFDYEETKRLQFKVQATDSGVPPLSSNVTVNVFILDENDNSPVFLPPYSEPGSVNSENIPYTAEAGYFVAKVRAVDTDSGYNALLSYHITEPKGTNLFRIGTSSGEIRTKRRMSDNDLKAHPLIITVSDNGEPSLSTTLSIEVVVVENMDSLQPSLRQVPVKEENFSNLNLYLLIAIVSVSVIFLLSLIALIAAKCYGTDGGFSRSSAPVITTHPDGSWSYSKSTQQYDVCFSSDTLKSDVVVFPSPFPPADAELISINEGDTFTRTQTLPSTGQVRSRL, encoded by the coding sequence ATGGATGTACCGAACAGTGCTCGCTATGCCTACATGAAggctctgctgctgctgcctctTTGTTTATGGGATTTGTGTTCCGCTCAGATTTCGTACTCGGTCTCAGAGGAGGCCAAGAAGGGAACCGTTGTTGGAAATTTAGCGAAGGATCTTAATCTCAATGTGCAGGAACTGGAGTCGCGCATGTTTCAGCTTGTGTCTGGATCTAACGCCAAGTATTTCGAGGTAAATCGGAAAACGGGGATTTTATTAGTTAATGACAGAATAGACAGAGAGGAGCTGTGtgaaagcaaacagaaatgCGTATTGAATATTGAGGCGATCATGCACAATCCTCACAAGCTCTACCGGGTCGAAATTAATATACTGGACATTAATGATAACTCTCCGGTGTTTCCACGTCAATCAGTTGCTTTGAATATTAGTGAAAACGTACTTCCGGGAGATCGGTTTCCAGTAATCAAGGCTCGTGACAATGACGTCGGTAGTAATTCAGTAAAAACCTATAAAATTAACTCAAACGAATATTTTTCACTAGAAATGCAAAGTGATTCGGCTGAACTCGTGCTTCAGAAAGCtttggatagagagagagagtcggtgATAAAGCTCGTGGTCATTGCTGTAGACGGTGGGACTCCTTCAAGATCTGGAACAATGCAAATAGTTGTTAATGTACTGGATATAAATGACAACAACCCAGTCTTCAGTAAATCTCTGTACAAAGTCAAAGTCAATGAGAATGTACATGAAGGAACTAAGATCATTACAGTTAGTGCTGCAGATGCAGACCAGGGGGTTAACGGTGAAGTATCCTACTCTATTGTTGTTGATGAAGAAAACTCTGCGTTAGAATTATTTTCCATAGATCCTGTTTCAGGGGACATTAATGTTAAATCTAATATCGATTATGAAAAGCATTCGGCTGTTGAGCTTCGAATTGAAGCACAGGACAAAGGACAGTCTCCAAGAATGTCTAGGTGTAAAGTATTAATTGAAGTAGTGGATGTTAATGACAATGCACCAGAGATATCAGTTACTCTGCTCATGAGCTCCGTAAGCGAGGACATCAAACCTGGCACAGATGTAGCATCAATCACCGTATCAGATAAAGACAGTGGAACGAACGGTAAAGTAAACTGTAAACTTCTAGCTCCGAGTCCTTTTAAATTACAGCTATCATATAAAAACTCTTACGCTCTTGTTGTGAATGAAGCTCTGGACAGAGAGCGTGTCTCACAATATAATGTGACACTTGTAGCTAATGATGAGGGAACTCCTTCCCTCTCCAGCAGTAACGTTATAACGGTTCACGTGTCTGATGTGAATGATAACGCGCCTTTATTTACTGCACCGGTGATAAATATCAGCGTGAGAGAGAATAGTCCAGTTGGAGGGCTGATGACGTCACTAACGGCTCGAGACTTAGACGTCGGTGAAAACGCGATCGTTTCTTATTCATTAAGTGATACAGAGAGCAGCAGAGTGTCAAATCTGATGAACATTAACTCACACACCGGTGAACTGTACAGTCTGAAGTCTTTCGATTACGAAGAAACGAAACGACTCCAGTTTAAAGTTCAAGCCACTGACTCTGGTGTTCCTCCGCTAAGTAGTAACGTGACTGTGAACGTTTTTatcctggatgagaatgacaaCAGTCCAGTTTTTCTCCCTCCTTATTCTGAACCCGGATCAGTAAACAGTGAGAACATTCCCTACACTGCTGAAGCGGGGTATTTTGTGGCTAAAGTCAGAGCTGTAGACACTGATTCAGGTTATAATGCACTATTATCATATCACATAACCGAACCAAAGGGAACGAATCTCTTCCGAATCGGAACCAGCAGCGGAGAAATAAGGACTAAAAGACGAATGAGTGACAACGACTTAAAAGCTCACCCGCTTATCATTACTGTCTCGGATAACGGAGAACCTTCACTGTCCACAACTCTGAGTATTGAAGTTGTGGTTGTGGAAAATATGGACAGTCTGCAGCCTTCACTAAGACAAGTGCCAGTAAAGGAGGAGAATTTTTCTAATCTGAATCTCTATCTGCTCATCGCTATTGTCTCAGTGTCCGTGATATTTTTACTGAGCCTCATCGCTTTAATAGCAGCTAAATGTTACGGGACAGACGGCGGTTTCAGCAGGTCCAGCGCTCCTGTGATCACTACACACCCTGACGGGAGCTGGTCTTACTCTAAATCCACACAGcagtatgatgtgtgttttagttcAGACACACTGAAGAGTGACGTAGTAGTTTTCCCCTCGCCGTTTCCGCCTGCAGACGCAGAACTGATCAGCATTAATGAAGGAGACACTTTTACTCGAACTCAAACGCTGCCTAGCACCGGGCAGGTAAGGAGTCGCTTATAA
- the LOC132862909 gene encoding protocadherin alpha-8-like, which translates to MDVPDSARCAWMKALLLLLPLCLWDLCSAQISYSVSEEAKKGTVVGNLAKDLNLNVQELESRMFQLVTGSYAKYFEVNRKTGILLVNDRIDREELCESKQKCVLNIEAMMHNPHKLYRVEINILDINDNSPVFPDQKLVLDITENMLPGDRFPLQPARDVDISSNSVKNYKLITNDYFSLDVSAEKQRVSTELVLQKALDREKESVINLVLTAVDGGTPPRSGTMQIVVNVLDINDNSPVFSKPLYKVKVQENVSVGTKILSVSATDADEGINGEVSYSIISKEEDFFFINVISGDISVKGNIDYEENPAIELRIQAQDKGHSPRRSTCKVLIEVVDVNDNAPEISVTLFMSSVSEDIKPGTDIALITVSDKDSGTNGKVNCKLLAPSPFKLQLSYKNSYALVVNEALDRERVSQYNLTVVANDEGTPSLSSSNVITVHVSDVNDNAPLFTAPVINISVRENSPVGGLMTSLTARDSDVGENAIVSYSLSDTESSRVSNLMNINSHTGELYSLKSFDYEETKRLRFQVQATDSGVPPLSSNVTVNVFILDENDNSPVFLPPYSEPGSVNSENIPYSAEAGYFVAKVRAVDADSGYNALLSYHITESKGTNLFRIGTSTGEIRTKRRMSDNDLKAHPLIITVSDNGEPSLSTTMSIEVVVVENMDSLQPSLRQVPVKEENFSKLNLYLLIAIVSVSVIFLLSLIALIAAKCYGTDGGFSRSSAPVVTTHPDGSWSYSKSTQQYDVCFSSDTLKSDVVVFPSPFPPADAELISINGGDTFTRNQTLPSTGKVRLYLI; encoded by the coding sequence ATGGATGTACCGGACAGTGCTCGCTGTGCCTGGATGAAggctctgctgctgctgctgcctctTTGTTTATGGGATTTGTGTTCCGCTCAGATTTCGTACTCGGTTTCTGAGGAGGCCAAGAAGGGAACCGTTGTTGGAAATTTAGCGAAGGATCTTAATCTCAATGTGCAGGAACTGGAATCGCGCATGTTTCAGCTTGTGACTGGATCTTACGCCAAGTATTTCGAGGTAAATCGGAAAACCGGGATTTTATTAGTTAATGACAGAATAGACAGAGAGGAGCTGTGtgaaagcaaacagaaatgCGTATTGAATATTGAAGCAATGATGCACAATCCTCACAAGCTCTACCGGGTCGAAATCAATATACTTGACATTAATGATAACTCTCCCGTGTTTCCAGATCAAAAACTTGTTTTAGATATTACTGAAAATATGCTTCCGGGGGATCGATTCCCTTTACAACCGGCTCGTGACGTGGACATCAGCAGCAATTCTGTGAAAAACTATAAACTTATCACAAATGACTATTTCTCACTGGATGTAAGTGCTGAAAAACAGAGGGTTTCGACTGAGCTCGTGCTTCAGAAAGCTTTGGACCGAGAGAAAGAATCGGTGATCAATCTCGTGCTCACTGCTGTAGACGGCGGGACTCCTCCCAGATCCGGAACAATGCAGATAGTTGTTAATGTACTGGATATTAATGATAACAGCCCTGTATTTTCGAAACCTCTTTACAAAGTGAAGGTGCAAGAGAATGTAAGTGTAGGAACTAAAATTCTTTCCGTTTCCGCAACGGATGCAGACGAGGGAATTAACGGTGAAGTATCTTACTCAATTATAAGTAAGGAGGAAGACTTCTTCTTCATAAATGTTATTTCTGGGGACATTAGTGTCAAAGGTAATATTGATTATGAGGAAAATCCAGCTATAGAACTGAGAATTCAGGCTCAGGACAAAGGACATTCTCCACGAAGATCTACATGTAAAGTGTTAATTGAAGTAGTGGATGTTAATGACAATGCACCAGAGATATCAGTTACTCTGTTCATGAGCTCCGTAAGCGAGGACATCAAACCTGGCACAGATATAGCATTAATCACCGTATCAGATAAAGACAGTGGAACGAACGGTAAAGTAAACTGTAAACTTCTAGCTCCGAGTCCTTTTAAATTACAGCTATCATATAAAAACTCTTACGCTCTTGTTGTGAATGAAGCTCTGGACAGAGAGCGGGTCTCACAATATAATTTGACAGTTGTAGCTAATGATGAGGGAACTCCTTCCCTCTCCAGCAGTAACGTTATAACGGTTCATGTGTCTGATGTGAATGATAACGCGCCTTTATTTACTGCACCGGTGATAAATATTAGCGTGAGAGAGAATAGTCCAGTTGGAGGGCTGATGACGTCATTAACGGCTCGCGACTCAGACGTCGGTGAAAACGCgattgtttcttattcattaAGTGATACAGAGAGCAGCAGAGTGTCAAATCTGATGAACATTAACTCACACACCGGTGAACTGTACAGCCTGAAGTCTTTCGATTACGAAGAAACGAAACGACTTCGGTTTCAAGTTCAAGCCACTGACTCTGGTGTTCCTCCGCTAAGTAGTAACGTGACTGTGAACGTTTTTatcctggatgagaatgacaaCAGTCCAGTTTTTCTCCCTCCTTATTCTGAACCCGGATCAGTAAACAGTGAGAACATTCCCTACTCTGCTGAAGCGGGGTATTTTGTGGCTAAAGTCAGAGCTGTAGATGCTGATTCAGGTTATAATGCACTATTATCATATCACATAACCGAATCAAAAGGAACGAATCTTTTCCGAATCGGAACCAGCACCGGAGAAATAAGGACTAAAAGACGAATGAGTGACAACGACTTAAAAGCTCACCCGCTTATCATTACTGTCTCGGATAACGGAGAACCTTCACTGTCCACAACTATGAGTATTGAAGTTGTGGTTGTGGAAAATATGGACAGTCTGCAGCCTTCACTAAGACAAGTGCCAGTAAAGGAGGAGAATTTTTCTAAACTGAATCTCTATCTGCTCATCGCTATTGTCTCAGTGTCCGTGATATTTTTACTGAGCCTCATCGCTTTAATAGCAGCTAAATGCTACGGGACAGACGGCGGTTTCAGCAGGTCCAGCGCTCCAGTGGTCACTACACACCCTGACGGGAGCTGGTCTTACTCCAAATCCACTCAGcagtatgatgtgtgttttagttcAGACACACTGAAGAGTGACGTAGTAGTTTTCCCCTCGCCGTTTCCGCCTGCAGACGCAGAACTGATCAGCATTAATGGAGGAGACACTTTTACTAGAAATCAAACTCTTCCCAGCACTGGGAAGGTAAGATTATACTTAATTTag